A genomic stretch from Sphingomonas sp. HDW15A includes:
- a CDS encoding YggS family pyridoxal phosphate-dependent enzyme — protein sequence MTSAERLQQIRERIARAAKASDRDPSEITLIAVSKTRSVADIEELISAGQRDFGESRVQEAADKWPGLRKAHPDIRLHMIGRLQSNKAAEAVALFDTIHSLDRPSLLGALAATGQPTPCFVQVNIGAEAQKGGVAISELGAFIEEVRQSSLRLKGLMALPPLGQQPGPYFALLAKLARRHDVTGLSMGMSADYETAVMLGATHVRVGSALFAD from the coding sequence GTGACGTCTGCGGAGCGCCTCCAGCAAATCCGCGAGCGGATCGCACGGGCCGCGAAAGCATCGGACCGTGACCCCAGCGAGATCACACTGATCGCCGTCAGCAAGACGCGCTCGGTCGCCGACATCGAAGAGCTCATTTCGGCCGGGCAGCGAGATTTCGGCGAAAGCCGGGTCCAGGAAGCCGCGGACAAATGGCCCGGGCTCAGGAAGGCGCACCCCGACATTCGGCTCCACATGATCGGACGGCTGCAGTCGAACAAGGCGGCAGAGGCCGTTGCGCTGTTCGACACCATTCACTCGCTGGACCGGCCGAGCCTTCTGGGAGCGCTTGCCGCGACTGGCCAGCCGACCCCCTGCTTCGTGCAGGTCAACATAGGCGCGGAAGCGCAGAAGGGCGGCGTCGCGATATCGGAGCTTGGTGCCTTCATTGAGGAAGTCCGGCAATCTTCGTTGAGACTGAAAGGGCTAATGGCGCTTCCGCCGCTTGGGCAACAGCCCGGCCCCTATTTCGCGCTTCTCGCGAAGCTTGCCCGGCGTCATGACGTCACTGGACTGTCGATGGGTATGAGCGCGGATTACGAGACTGCGGTGATGCTCGGCGCAACGCATGTTCGGGTAGGCAGCGCGCTCTTCGCCGACTGA
- a CDS encoding DNA translocase FtsK 4TM domain-containing protein, which translates to MRVAGTILAGASIALALGLATHDAVDPSFSTAAGGPPVNWVGSFGAYSSDLLLMLFGPAAVVILPIIALAGVRLMRGASPGRVGRSLLVAFAAMLLVGVALGMLSGESVSGLPAGWGGALGLGGAKAAEALIALIQNPGVEGPFRLALIAILFLGGVMVAYLSLGLREEEKAWLGSLFRRDPSRPIRPPRRTEEELGDREPVAPPRSRPAVAVAEPSKAIAPAAKPAPRKGKATAAGQASLALGDNYQLPALELLSPPPPADRKQVDRAGLERNARLLESVLEDFHVRGDIVEVRPGPVVTMYELEPASGIKASRVIQLADDIARNMSALSARVATIPGRSVIGIELPNPKREMVSLSELIGSQAFEDQAMSLPLILGKNIAGDPVIADLAPMPHLLVAGTTGSGKSVGLNCMILSLLYRMGPDECRMIMIDPKMLELSVYDDIPHLLSPVVTEPGKAIRALKWTVEQMEERYRMMASLGVRQLSSFNQKVRDARAKGSKLGRRVQTGYDADTGQPIYETEELEYEVLPQIVVVVDELADLMMTAGKEVEFLIQRLAQKARAAGIHLIMATQRPSVDVITGVIKANLPTRISFQVTSKIDSRTILGEQGAEQLLGKGDMLYMPGGKQIIRVHGPFVSDEEVRSVADHWRKQGVPDYVQSVTEEPEDGGYLLDGAPTGDDDPETQLYRKAVQIVAESQKASTSYIQRQLRVGYNSAARLIERMEKEGLVGAPDHVGRREVLIDTDGHPI; encoded by the coding sequence ATGCGCGTTGCCGGAACGATCCTGGCCGGCGCCAGCATTGCGCTTGCGTTGGGCCTTGCGACCCACGATGCCGTCGACCCGAGCTTTTCGACCGCCGCCGGTGGTCCGCCCGTCAATTGGGTGGGAAGCTTCGGCGCCTATTCAAGCGACCTTCTCCTGATGTTGTTCGGCCCTGCGGCGGTTGTCATTCTCCCGATTATCGCTCTTGCGGGAGTGCGACTGATGCGCGGCGCTTCGCCCGGACGGGTCGGCCGGTCCCTGCTTGTCGCATTTGCGGCAATGCTGCTGGTGGGCGTGGCGCTTGGCATGCTTTCGGGCGAGTCTGTTTCCGGCCTGCCGGCAGGCTGGGGCGGGGCACTGGGCCTCGGCGGCGCAAAGGCGGCCGAGGCGCTCATCGCCCTCATTCAGAATCCCGGAGTAGAAGGACCGTTTCGCCTAGCTCTGATCGCCATCCTGTTCCTTGGCGGCGTGATGGTCGCCTATCTCTCGCTCGGGCTTCGCGAGGAGGAGAAGGCGTGGCTTGGATCGCTGTTCCGCCGCGACCCGTCGCGGCCGATCCGCCCACCGCGGCGAACGGAGGAGGAGCTCGGCGACCGTGAGCCCGTCGCCCCTCCGCGCTCCCGCCCCGCCGTTGCCGTTGCCGAGCCGTCCAAGGCGATCGCGCCCGCCGCCAAGCCGGCACCGCGCAAGGGCAAGGCGACCGCCGCCGGCCAGGCCAGCCTGGCGCTTGGCGACAATTACCAGCTTCCCGCGCTTGAACTGCTTAGCCCGCCGCCGCCAGCTGACCGCAAGCAGGTCGACCGCGCAGGACTCGAGCGCAACGCGCGCCTGCTCGAAAGCGTGCTTGAGGATTTCCACGTCCGCGGCGACATCGTCGAGGTCCGCCCCGGGCCGGTCGTCACAATGTACGAGCTTGAGCCGGCGAGTGGGATCAAAGCCAGCCGGGTTATACAATTGGCCGACGACATCGCGCGCAATATGAGCGCGCTTTCCGCCCGGGTCGCGACCATCCCTGGGCGGAGCGTGATCGGGATCGAGCTTCCCAATCCTAAGCGGGAAATGGTGTCCTTGAGCGAGTTGATCGGCAGCCAGGCTTTCGAAGACCAGGCGATGAGCCTGCCGTTGATCCTGGGCAAGAATATCGCGGGCGATCCGGTGATCGCCGACCTCGCGCCGATGCCCCATTTGCTTGTCGCCGGCACCACCGGCTCCGGCAAGTCGGTGGGTCTCAACTGCATGATCCTGTCGCTGCTTTACAGGATGGGACCCGACGAGTGCCGGATGATCATGATCGATCCGAAGATGCTGGAGCTCAGCGTCTACGACGACATCCCGCACCTGCTGTCGCCCGTGGTGACCGAGCCCGGCAAAGCCATCCGGGCGCTCAAGTGGACCGTCGAGCAGATGGAAGAGCGCTACAGGATGATGGCGAGCCTTGGCGTTCGCCAGCTGTCCAGTTTCAACCAGAAGGTCCGTGACGCGCGGGCCAAGGGCTCCAAGCTCGGTCGCCGCGTGCAAACCGGTTACGACGCCGACACCGGCCAGCCGATCTACGAAACGGAAGAGCTGGAATATGAGGTTCTGCCTCAGATCGTCGTGGTGGTCGACGAGCTGGCCGACCTGATGATGACGGCGGGCAAGGAGGTCGAATTTCTTATCCAGCGCCTGGCGCAAAAGGCGCGAGCAGCCGGAATTCACCTGATCATGGCCACGCAGCGGCCGTCGGTCGACGTTATCACCGGCGTCATCAAGGCCAATTTGCCCACCCGCATCAGCTTCCAGGTAACAAGCAAGATCGACAGCCGAACAATCCTCGGCGAGCAGGGCGCGGAACAACTGCTTGGCAAGGGCGACATGCTCTACATGCCAGGCGGAAAGCAGATCATCCGGGTCCACGGGCCGTTCGTCAGCGACGAGGAAGTGCGAAGCGTCGCCGATCATTGGCGCAAGCAGGGTGTGCCCGATTACGTCCAGTCGGTCACCGAAGAGCCGGAGGACGGCGGCTATTTGCTAGACGGCGCCCCGACCGGTGACGACGACCCGGAAACCCAGCTCTATCGCAAGGCGGTACAGATCGTCGCCGAGAGCCAGAAAGCCTCGACCAGCTACATTCAGCGCCAGTTGCGGGTCGGCTACAACAGCGCGGCCCGTCTCATCGAGCGGATGGAGAAAGAAGGCCTGGTTGGAGCGCCTGACCACGTCGGTCGCCGCGAGGTGCTGATCGATACCGACGGGCACCCGATCTGA
- a CDS encoding outer membrane lipoprotein carrier protein LolA, with protein MAFPTLAARALAPAAAIALIVAPAPAATGDLAKVEAHLNAAQSMTANFVQTDSKNRQLTGILSLKRPGRIRFEYGRGANMLLVGNGKTLTFVDYEVGQKSSWAIAKSPLSVLLSGNPNLERIARVLPSEPSILVVRARDARRPEFGTLILGFIRSPAAPGGLILQGWTAIDAQNKRTKVLLSNQRYNVAVPESAFTYREPTKR; from the coding sequence ATGGCTTTTCCGACCCTGGCTGCACGTGCCCTTGCCCCCGCCGCCGCGATCGCGCTGATCGTTGCCCCGGCACCGGCCGCGACCGGCGACCTTGCAAAGGTCGAAGCGCACCTCAACGCCGCGCAGTCGATGACCGCCAATTTCGTCCAGACGGATTCGAAGAACCGGCAACTGACCGGTATTCTATCTCTTAAGCGCCCGGGCCGGATCCGTTTCGAATATGGCCGCGGCGCAAACATGCTCCTGGTCGGCAACGGGAAGACGCTGACCTTCGTCGATTATGAGGTCGGTCAAAAGTCGAGCTGGGCGATCGCCAAGTCGCCGCTGTCGGTGCTTCTTTCGGGCAACCCGAATCTTGAGCGGATCGCCCGCGTTCTCCCCTCGGAACCGAGCATCCTGGTCGTCCGTGCGCGAGACGCGCGGCGCCCGGAATTCGGCACGCTGATCCTTGGGTTCATCCGCTCCCCGGCGGCGCCCGGTGGACTGATACTGCAAGGCTGGACGGCGATCGATGCGCAGAACAAGCGGACGAAAGTTCTGCTTTCCAACCAGCGCTATAACGTTGCCGTTCCAGAGAGCGCGTTCACTTACCGCGAGCCGACCAAGCGTTGA
- the ribA gene encoding GTP cyclohydrolase II, whose protein sequence is MSRASLRPALVALAGGRPVRIGKLNILAIETTDDEALDRLDPGACANFLLSAERAAALGLGNRRENTPGVPLVVRRSDWMNTATVRAIADAGQDFDRFTPGVLEPMEPVDVKDAAAALTLARLAGLAPALWLLDNAEADIEVLREWIESSPDAVVAARARLPIADIGETQVIAFRERATGDAHVALVIGQWGTSPPLVRLHSECLTGDVFGSLKCDCGPQLHEALRLIKTSGGGILLYLRQEGRGIGIVNKIRAYALQDRGLDTVDANRRLGFADDERDYGVAAAILRAMKVGEVRLLTNNPGKVAGLESAGIVVAERVAHHMPVNPHNADYIATKKSRSGHLD, encoded by the coding sequence TTGAGCCGAGCCAGCCTTAGACCGGCGCTCGTGGCGCTGGCCGGGGGAAGGCCTGTTCGCATCGGGAAACTGAATATCCTGGCGATCGAGACGACCGATGACGAAGCACTAGACCGGCTCGACCCTGGCGCATGCGCCAACTTCCTCCTCAGCGCCGAGCGGGCCGCTGCGCTGGGCCTCGGCAATCGCCGGGAAAACACACCGGGCGTTCCGCTTGTCGTCCGTCGGAGCGACTGGATGAACACCGCGACAGTTCGCGCCATAGCCGACGCGGGCCAGGACTTCGACCGCTTCACCCCGGGCGTGCTCGAGCCGATGGAGCCTGTCGATGTGAAGGACGCGGCCGCGGCACTCACCCTGGCGCGCCTCGCCGGGCTGGCACCGGCCTTGTGGCTGCTGGATAATGCAGAGGCCGACATCGAGGTCCTGCGGGAGTGGATCGAATCCTCTCCGGACGCGGTCGTCGCCGCGCGAGCACGCCTGCCAATCGCCGATATCGGCGAAACGCAGGTCATCGCCTTTCGTGAGAGAGCGACGGGCGACGCACATGTGGCTCTCGTCATCGGCCAATGGGGCACCAGCCCGCCGCTCGTCCGGCTTCACAGCGAGTGCCTGACCGGCGATGTGTTCGGCAGCTTGAAGTGCGATTGCGGGCCGCAACTCCACGAGGCCTTGCGGCTGATTAAAACATCCGGCGGCGGGATCCTGCTCTATCTTCGGCAGGAAGGCCGGGGGATTGGCATCGTCAACAAGATCCGCGCTTATGCCCTCCAGGACCGCGGCCTCGATACTGTCGATGCCAACCGGCGGCTAGGATTTGCCGACGACGAACGCGATTACGGAGTGGCCGCGGCTATCCTGCGCGCAATGAAGGTTGGCGAGGTACGCCTGCTCACCAACAACCCAGGAAAGGTGGCCGGTCTAGAGTCGGCAGGGATCGTCGTGGCGGAGCGGGTGGCGCACCACATGCCGGTCAATCCGCACAACGCCGACTATATCGCAACCAAGAAATCGCGCAGCGGCCATCTCGACTAG
- the leuS gene encoding leucine--tRNA ligase, with amino-acid sequence MNDRFNPRNVDRHWQERWSESKAFVAESNSTKPKSYVLEMFPYPSGRIHMGHVRNYTMGDVLARYRRMRGMEVLHPMGWDAFGMPAENAAMEKKVHPGAWTRQNIATMRGQLQRLGFAIDWSRELATCEPEYYGHEQALFLDLMEAGLVYRKESEVNWDPVDMTVLANEQVIDGKGWRSGAPIERRKLSQWFLKITDFAEELLEGLGTLDQWPDKVRLMQENWIGRSQGLQFCFRLAGTPPGGTGCDVEVFTTRPDTIFGASFVALSPGHPIAEALAVENPKIAEFIAECRRGGTSAADIETAEKLGFDTGLEVIHPLDQNWRLPVWIANFVLMDYGSGALYGVPAHDARDFEFATKYKLPIRRVVAGNPAGASDPVVEAETEHGVAVNSQFLDGMTTEQAKAEVIRRAEAAGWGQSKTQFRLRDWGVSRQRYWGTPLPVIHCEKCGPVGVPRDQLPVVLPEDVSFEIPGNPLDRHPSWGKVDCPSCGGAARRETDTLDTFVDSSWYFLRFASQPGDKPFDRAEVEQWLPVSQYIGGVEHAILHLLYARFWTRALKRIGKLDFAEPFRGLFTQGMVTHETYRAGDGSWLSPDEVRRDGDDWIHVESGKPVSLGRVEKMSKSKKNTVDPEPIVDKYGADAVRWFMLSDSPPERDLEWSESGIEGAARFVQRVWRLAASPASAGGDDLALRKKVHRTVASVAEAIEALQFNKSVAALYELTSAIEKALPSTDRDSAVRTLLLLIAPGAPHLAEEAWSMRGEAGLIAQAAWPTFDPALLVDDEVTLAVQVNGKLRDTIQATRGLDKQAAEALALASPKIQAQLNGAEPRKVIVVPDRLVNIVA; translated from the coding sequence ATGAACGACCGTTTCAATCCCCGCAACGTCGACCGCCACTGGCAGGAACGCTGGTCCGAGTCGAAGGCGTTCGTTGCCGAAAGCAACAGCACCAAGCCGAAAAGTTACGTGCTGGAGATGTTCCCCTATCCCTCGGGGCGCATCCACATGGGTCACGTCCGCAACTATACGATGGGTGACGTCCTTGCCCGCTACCGGCGCATGCGCGGCATGGAAGTACTCCACCCGATGGGCTGGGATGCGTTCGGTATGCCCGCCGAGAATGCCGCGATGGAAAAGAAGGTCCATCCTGGCGCCTGGACCCGGCAGAACATCGCGACCATGCGCGGCCAGCTGCAGCGGCTCGGCTTCGCGATCGACTGGAGCCGTGAGCTCGCGACCTGCGAACCCGAATATTACGGGCACGAGCAGGCCCTGTTCCTCGATTTGATGGAGGCGGGCCTCGTCTATCGCAAGGAAAGCGAGGTCAACTGGGACCCGGTCGACATGACGGTTCTTGCCAACGAGCAGGTCATCGACGGCAAGGGCTGGCGCTCCGGGGCGCCGATCGAGCGGCGCAAGCTCAGCCAGTGGTTCCTCAAGATCACCGACTTCGCGGAAGAGCTTCTCGAGGGCCTGGGAACCCTTGATCAATGGCCGGACAAGGTCCGGCTGATGCAGGAGAACTGGATCGGCCGCAGCCAGGGTCTGCAATTCTGCTTCCGGCTCGCCGGCACGCCCCCCGGGGGCACCGGCTGCGACGTCGAGGTATTCACTACGCGTCCCGACACCATCTTCGGGGCCAGCTTCGTTGCTTTGTCGCCCGGCCATCCGATCGCGGAAGCGCTCGCGGTCGAGAACCCCAAGATCGCCGAGTTCATTGCCGAATGCCGGCGCGGCGGGACCTCCGCAGCCGATATCGAGACCGCGGAAAAGCTCGGCTTCGACACCGGGCTGGAAGTTATTCACCCGCTCGACCAGAACTGGCGCTTGCCGGTCTGGATCGCCAACTTCGTGCTGATGGATTACGGCTCGGGCGCCCTTTACGGCGTACCCGCGCACGACGCCCGCGACTTCGAATTTGCGACCAAGTATAAGCTTCCTATCCGCCGGGTCGTCGCGGGCAATCCAGCCGGTGCCAGCGATCCGGTGGTCGAGGCCGAGACCGAGCATGGCGTGGCGGTCAACTCGCAATTCCTCGATGGCATGACGACTGAGCAAGCGAAGGCGGAAGTGATCCGCCGCGCCGAGGCCGCCGGGTGGGGCCAGAGCAAGACCCAGTTCCGTCTGCGCGACTGGGGCGTTTCCCGCCAGCGCTACTGGGGCACGCCGCTTCCGGTCATCCATTGCGAGAAGTGCGGCCCGGTCGGCGTGCCGCGCGACCAGCTTCCCGTCGTCCTGCCGGAGGACGTGAGCTTCGAGATCCCGGGCAATCCGCTCGACCGCCATCCCAGCTGGGGCAAGGTGGATTGCCCGTCCTGTGGCGGAGCGGCGCGGCGCGAAACGGACACGCTCGACACGTTCGTCGATTCCAGCTGGTATTTCCTGCGTTTCGCGAGCCAGCCCGGCGACAAGCCGTTCGACCGCGCGGAAGTCGAGCAATGGCTGCCCGTCTCGCAATATATCGGCGGGGTCGAGCATGCGATCCTCCATCTGCTCTATGCCCGTTTCTGGACGCGAGCGCTGAAGCGTATCGGCAAGCTCGATTTCGCCGAGCCTTTCAGAGGCCTGTTCACGCAAGGAATGGTCACTCACGAAACCTATCGGGCCGGGGATGGCAGCTGGCTCAGCCCGGACGAAGTGCGCCGAGATGGCGACGACTGGATCCATGTCGAATCTGGCAAACCCGTTTCGCTTGGGCGAGTCGAGAAGATGTCCAAGTCCAAGAAGAACACGGTCGATCCGGAACCGATCGTCGACAAATATGGAGCGGACGCGGTGCGCTGGTTCATGCTGTCCGACAGCCCGCCCGAGCGAGACCTTGAATGGTCTGAATCGGGGATCGAGGGTGCTGCGCGGTTCGTGCAACGTGTCTGGCGGCTGGCAGCGTCGCCCGCCTCCGCGGGTGGCGACGATCTTGCGCTGCGCAAGAAAGTCCACCGCACTGTGGCGTCGGTCGCCGAGGCAATCGAAGCACTGCAGTTCAACAAGTCGGTGGCTGCACTTTACGAGCTCACCAGTGCAATCGAGAAAGCGCTGCCAAGCACGGACCGAGATTCTGCCGTTCGGACCTTGTTGCTGCTGATCGCTCCGGGTGCACCGCATCTGGCCGAGGAGGCCTGGAGCATGCGCGGCGAGGCCGGCCTCATAGCCCAGGCCGCCTGGCCGACATTCGACCCCGCGCTTCTGGTCGACGACGAGGTCACGCTTGCGGTCCAGGTCAACGGCAAGCTCCGCGACACGATCCAGGCCACCCGCGGTCTCGACAAGCAGGCTGCTGAAGCTCTCGCTCTCGCATCGCCAAAGATCCAGGCGCAGTTGAACGGTGCTGAGCCGCGCAAGGTGATTGTGGTTCCGGACCGACTGGTGAATATCGTCGCCTGA
- the lptE gene encoding LPS assembly lipoprotein LptE, whose protein sequence is MRVFVLLLMLALTGCGLKPMYSGGERGPVAAGLHSVSVQPIPGKAGWLVRKELVARLNHGNVATPRYRLEVELDDNITGFGIRGDRAATRERRTLRARYRLVDLATGLVVVDATAGSDAGIDVVSSQYATVAAEQSALERLSTVVADQIVGRLALFINNGGQQP, encoded by the coding sequence ATGCGCGTTTTCGTCCTTCTCCTGATGCTGGCGCTGACTGGCTGTGGCCTCAAGCCGATGTATTCCGGCGGCGAGCGCGGGCCGGTCGCCGCCGGGCTCCATTCCGTCAGCGTTCAGCCGATCCCCGGCAAGGCAGGATGGCTCGTTCGCAAGGAACTGGTCGCTCGGCTCAACCACGGCAATGTCGCGACTCCGCGCTATCGCCTCGAAGTAGAGCTGGACGACAATATCACCGGCTTCGGCATTCGCGGCGACCGCGCCGCCACGCGCGAACGGCGGACGCTCCGTGCGCGTTATCGATTGGTCGATCTCGCGACCGGCCTGGTGGTGGTGGACGCGACAGCGGGCTCCGATGCCGGAATCGACGTCGTTTCGTCGCAATACGCCACGGTGGCCGCCGAGCAGAGTGCATTGGAACGCTTGTCCACCGTCGTCGCCGACCAGATCGTTGGCCGCCTTGCCCTTTTCATCAACAACGGTGGCCAGCAACCGTGA
- a CDS encoding FAD-dependent monooxygenase, which translates to MQRSDVIILGGGLVGLALAAALDSAGLTATIVDPVDPESWKDATFDGRTSAVSSSSRRMFDAIGVTGHLAEPGCPIRTIRVADGIAPGGLAFEPPEGDDEPLGWMHENRHLRAALKARAEAGQNIRLLWKSKAASVERGEHGVWVVLEDGTNLAAPLLVAAEGRQSPTRESAGMRMARWRYDHTAIVATLSHEQPHDNVAWEIFYPSGPFALLPMNDIADGHRSAIVWSVKSEDSAGFLALSDEEFAAEAKAAMGGFLGDIRLLTKRSAYPLGFHHAARITDRRLALVGDSAHAIHPIAGQGLNLGFRDAAALAQVLVEGARLGLDLGDRQLMDRYQRWRSLDTMMVAMATDGLTRLYGIPGKLPSLVRRAGMALTGKIGPLRDRLAAEARGTSGDLPLLLRGLPI; encoded by the coding sequence ATGCAACGAAGCGACGTCATCATCCTCGGCGGTGGGCTGGTCGGCCTCGCGCTTGCCGCCGCGCTCGATTCCGCCGGTCTGACGGCGACAATCGTCGACCCGGTCGATCCCGAGAGCTGGAAGGACGCCACATTCGACGGCCGCACCAGCGCGGTCTCGTCAAGCTCGCGGCGGATGTTCGACGCAATCGGCGTCACCGGTCATTTGGCCGAACCGGGCTGTCCAATCCGCACCATCCGTGTCGCCGATGGCATTGCGCCAGGCGGACTCGCGTTCGAGCCGCCCGAGGGCGACGACGAGCCGCTTGGCTGGATGCACGAGAATCGCCACCTTCGCGCCGCGCTCAAGGCCCGCGCCGAGGCCGGACAGAACATCCGCTTGTTGTGGAAATCGAAGGCTGCGTCGGTGGAGCGCGGAGAACATGGGGTCTGGGTCGTGCTTGAGGACGGCACGAATCTCGCCGCGCCTTTACTGGTCGCGGCCGAAGGGCGCCAGTCGCCAACCCGCGAATCCGCCGGAATGCGGATGGCCCGCTGGCGCTACGACCACACAGCGATCGTCGCTACGCTCAGCCATGAACAGCCACACGACAATGTTGCGTGGGAGATTTTCTATCCGTCCGGCCCGTTTGCGCTTCTGCCGATGAACGACATTGCCGATGGCCACCGGTCGGCGATTGTCTGGTCGGTCAAGAGCGAGGATTCAGCCGGATTTCTCGCCTTGTCGGACGAAGAATTCGCAGCCGAGGCGAAAGCGGCGATGGGCGGCTTTCTCGGTGACATCCGCCTGTTGACGAAGCGCTCCGCATATCCGCTCGGCTTCCACCATGCAGCCAGGATTACCGATCGTCGCCTGGCGCTGGTCGGCGATTCGGCGCACGCCATCCATCCGATCGCGGGGCAGGGTCTCAACCTCGGTTTCCGCGATGCCGCAGCTCTGGCGCAGGTGCTGGTCGAAGGTGCCCGGCTCGGCCTCGACCTCGGCGACCGGCAGCTGATGGACCGTTATCAGCGCTGGCGCAGCCTCGACACTATGATGGTGGCGATGGCCACCGACGGGCTGACCCGGCTGTACGGCATTCCCGGCAAGCTTCCGTCACTGGTCCGCCGCGCCGGAATGGCCTTGACCGGCAAGATCGGCCCGCTTCGCGACCGCCTCGCCGCCGAGGCGCGCGGAACGAGCGGCGACCTTCCGCTGCTGCTCCGCGGCCTTCCGATATGA
- a CDS encoding exodeoxyribonuclease III has protein sequence MTRLKIASWNINSVRARAAIVERFLLEEQPDVLCLQETKVEDKIFPAELFDRLGYRHRKLHGQRMHHGVAILSRVALFDEGRHDWQDNGEARHVGARLECGIRLENVYVPAGGDIPDRERNPKFGQKLDFLERMTRWSEKLAEPTLIVGDFNVAPLECDVWSHKALLDVVSHTPIEVETLARLQQSHDWADLGRRFIPAPERNFTWWSYRSPDFTKNDRGRRLDHIWASPSLAPQAVAHRVHEPCRSWERPSDHVPLVVEFDI, from the coding sequence GTGACCCGCCTCAAGATCGCCAGCTGGAACATCAACTCCGTTCGCGCGCGCGCCGCGATCGTCGAGCGTTTCCTGCTCGAAGAGCAACCGGACGTGCTTTGCCTTCAGGAGACCAAGGTCGAGGACAAGATATTCCCGGCTGAACTGTTTGACCGACTTGGTTACAGGCATCGCAAGCTCCACGGCCAGCGCATGCACCATGGGGTTGCGATCCTCTCCCGGGTCGCGCTTTTCGATGAAGGCCGCCACGACTGGCAGGACAACGGCGAGGCTCGGCACGTCGGCGCGCGGCTCGAATGCGGAATCCGCCTCGAGAACGTCTATGTTCCGGCTGGCGGCGACATCCCCGACCGCGAGCGCAATCCGAAGTTCGGCCAAAAGCTCGATTTTCTCGAGCGGATGACCCGCTGGTCTGAAAAACTGGCCGAACCGACACTGATCGTCGGCGATTTCAACGTTGCGCCGCTGGAATGCGACGTCTGGAGCCACAAGGCGCTGCTCGATGTCGTCAGCCACACGCCGATCGAGGTGGAAACGCTCGCCCGGCTTCAGCAATCGCATGACTGGGCCGATCTTGGCCGCCGCTTCATCCCCGCTCCCGAGCGCAATTTCACCTGGTGGAGTTATCGCTCCCCGGACTTCACCAAGAACGACCGCGGCCGCAGGCTCGATCACATCTGGGCAAGCCCATCGCTTGCCCCGCAGGCGGTCGCTCATCGGGTTCACGAGCCGTGCCGAAGCTGGGAGCGGCCGAGCGACCATGTTCCGCTCGTCGTGGAGTTCGACATTTGA
- a CDS encoding DUF3576 domain-containing protein, translating to MLRLPLPMLVILAVAPVATACSRNRDIPTTLAPSRMTSIGVNTYLWRAAVDTVSFAPLLQADANSGVIITDWYTNPNNPGERMKLTVTILDQDLRADALRVAASRQVNQAGTWVDAPVAAATVQKLEDIILTRARDIRRTTVGG from the coding sequence ATGCTTCGCCTTCCGCTTCCCATGCTCGTGATTCTCGCCGTGGCCCCGGTTGCGACCGCCTGCTCTCGCAACCGCGATATTCCGACGACGCTGGCCCCGTCGCGGATGACCAGCATCGGCGTCAATACCTATCTGTGGCGCGCGGCCGTCGACACGGTCTCATTCGCCCCACTTCTGCAGGCGGACGCGAACAGCGGGGTCATCATCACCGACTGGTACACCAATCCCAACAATCCGGGCGAGCGGATGAAGCTGACCGTCACCATCCTGGACCAGGATCTTCGCGCCGACGCGCTTCGCGTCGCTGCCAGCCGCCAGGTCAATCAGGCCGGCACCTGGGTCGACGCCCCGGTTGCTGCCGCGACCGTCCAGAAGCTCGAGGATATCATCCTGACCCGGGCGCGCGACATTCGGCGAACGACCGTCGGCGGCTAG